Sequence from the Pseudomonas sp. 7SR1 genome:
TATCGCCGTGACTTCTTCGGCAAACAGGGGATCTCGCTGATGCTGATCCTGCCGATCGCCCTGCCGGGCATCATCACCGGCATTGCCCTGCTGGCCTCCTTCAAGACCCTGGGAATCGAGCCCGGGATGTTCACGATCGTCGTGGGCCACGCGACCTTTTGCGTGGTGATCGTCTATAACAACGTCATCGCCCGCCTGCGTCGCACTTCCCACAGCTTGATCGAAGCGTCCATGGACCTGGGCGCCGACGGCTGGCAGACCTTTCGCTACATCATCCTGCCCAACCTCGGCTCGGCGTTGCTGGCAGGCGGGATGCTGGCGTTCGCGCTGTCGTTCGACGAGATCATCGTCACCACCTTTACCGCCGGTCACGAACGCACCTTGCCGCTGTGGCTGCTCAACCAGCTCAGCCGCCCCCGCGACGTGCCGGTGACCAACGTGGTGGCGATGCTGGTGATGCTGGTGACGATGTTGCCGATACTGGGCGCCTATTACCTGACCCGAGGGGGTGAGAGTGTGGCCGGTAGCGGCGGGAAATAATCCACAGTGATCGCTCACTGGGGAACCGCAACCCCGTGGGAGCGAGCTTGCTCGCGAAGGCGTCGAGTCAGTCGCTGCAAAGGCTCAATGACCACCGCTATCGCGAGCAAGCTCGCTCCCGCAGGGGACTTGGGAAAACATTCAAGAGAGGACTTGGACATGCAAACCAAACTGCTGATCAACGGCCAGATGGTGAACGGCGAAGGCCCCGGCCAGGCGGTGTTCAACCCTGCCCTGGGACGGGTGCTGGTGGAAATCAACGAGGCCAGCGAGGCCCAGGTCGATGCCGCCGTGCGTGCCGCCGACGGCGCCTTCGACAGTTGGTCGCAAGTGCCCCCCAAGGACCGTGCCCTGCTG
This genomic interval carries:
- a CDS encoding ABC transporter permease, which produces MHSDSQDRASWGLRIAAWGGLVFLHFPILIIFLYAFNTEDAAFSFPPKGLTLKWFSVAFSRPDVLEAIKLSLQVAAIATLIAMVLGTLASAALYRRDFFGKQGISLMLILPIALPGIITGIALLASFKTLGIEPGMFTIVVGHATFCVVIVYNNVIARLRRTSHSLIEASMDLGADGWQTFRYIILPNLGSALLAGGMLAFALSFDEIIVTTFTAGHERTLPLWLLNQLSRPRDVPVTNVVAMLVMLVTMLPILGAYYLTRGGESVAGSGGK